One stretch of Cygnus olor isolate bCygOlo1 chromosome 1, bCygOlo1.pri.v2, whole genome shotgun sequence DNA includes these proteins:
- the LAMB4 gene encoding LOW QUALITY PROTEIN: laminin subunit beta-4 (The sequence of the model RefSeq protein was modified relative to this genomic sequence to represent the inferred CDS: deleted 1 base in 1 codon; substituted 1 base at 1 genomic stop codon): protein RIALQKVCPCAAEHCVTHQIFSSSQTSLSSTQRHEAWLALLSLLMLIRLQQAQDDCGAGSCHPAIGDLLLGRSKQLTASSTCGMKSPQKYCIIGYLEAEQKCFLCDSRYPYNPYTQHNSHMIENVITTFEPDRKKKWWQSENGIDHVSIRLDLETLFQFSHLILTFKTFRPAAMLVERSTDFGQTWKAFRYFAQDCAASFPNISSGPAKGVGDVICDSRYSDIEPSTEGEVVLKALDPRFEIENPYVPYIQELITMTNLRINFTKLHTLGDALLGRRHSDPLEKYYYAVYEVVVRGSCFCNGHASHCDPVQNLRGDAFHQPGMVHGRCICHHNTEGLSCERCKDFYNDAPWRPAEGAQDNACKRCNCNGHSGRCHFDMDVYQASGGVSGGVCEDCQDNTTGQHCDQCKLFFYQDPRKVISDPHACLPCSCDPEGTLRNGMCESSTDPALGTVAGRCLCKENVEGDRCDRCRANHYGLSGSDPLGCQPCNCDAFGTLPFSICNPATGECLCQQFATGRRCEKCVVEYWGLGKSLYGCSPCDCDIGGSQNNLCSPEDGQCQCLPNIVSRQCNEPAPGYFFLPLDYYIYEAEHATSLSGSAPLVKPTALPRCDIYFQKQGYEFTIENGKIVLNRSKKRSVRKAGLGQDAIQLGQGSAVAVVFRQPSAGRSVTWTGAGFARVLSGAGLRFAINNIPFAMDFDIAIRYEPETLEDWLASVAVQPTGALSSQRCRTQGFSQEPHVLALPAVKRVALLQTPVCLEPGTEYSVDVYFSQPSASGPKAKSFILIDSLGLIPRISSVENLCSKKDLDDYQKYRCIEIASEVGPHILPEACSRLIASMSARIHHGAVACKCNPQGSLNASCSRLGGQCHCKANVVGRCCDTCAAGSYGFGFHGCYSCECHPQGSVSSLCDQVTGQCACRQDVDDQRCSRCLPGYFGFPHCRPCPCNGYAELCDEVTGKCLNCSRFTAGSRCERCMDGYYGNPLNREPCRPCMCPGAPTSKRFFAHSCYQDSQTAQLVCNCLEGYSGRQCDACPSGFYKNPGSPMEDCAPCPCNNNIDVTDPESCNGVTGECIKCLHNTHGAHCQFCKPGYFGSALAQDCQICTCNLTGVLPAMCPGRDAACLCDPATGTCPCLPNVVGATCNQCAPGYWDLASRKGCQLCDCEPKNTQSNQCNQLTGQCPCKLGYGGRRCDECEENYFGNPQMHCISCACNLEGTSQPQCDKATGACNCRAGVTGWFCNQCGRGFEKDFPSCRQCHLCFDQWDAEITALTQTVQGLMRFAASLEDKGGRMPSCDMRFKTFEDAISETERILKHPVLSLEALTGIKDFHGYVQEKVAQMGPLPRMLYEFPDLNENIEDIREEADLVYELLQQKVHLHHSFHYLNLKEAISNIRKHFEMSLLAEEKSSGTTPVIRYSEYTRNSTLAVMGQQALKGSNVLEQLKMIKIPDIQNLNEKICGVPGNLPCTAAACGGALCRDSQGLTDCGGPNCSGALPLSSDAFRKAEETAVLLTNLTSQLQEPENQYFQVESIRKMAEDTKLKGSLFNGELERAKNQIEVDQEITKEFIKKVKDFLLDESAPPEDIEKVASYVLEINLPLTPRELTSMLGKIRSIMAHCQKYKLNANKRNRKMEAAQTLLGGGTRCXVTAKALPPVREINEKLKNAVSSQGRFKNTFIKLNEEIQGIRTQISQAENQLNKTGDELNDFSAKQSEVEDGIATLQTKMLMNRNQATSARAGAEAAFKRARKIDNEFAAIKRKYTILHDRLKAKGPPKATLAKVKQLKEEAEKLAEEIEKKIKRVTDLEKKLQDLNQTKQDKAEQLRQLEEQVIAITNEITEQESKYATCKS, encoded by the exons CGGATAGCCCTGCAAAAGGTGTGCCCTTGTGCAGCGGAACACTGCGTGACCCATCAGATCTTCTCTTCCAGCCAGACCAGCCTGAGCTCCACACAGAGGCATGAGGCTTGG CTGGCCCTTCTGTCACTTCTCA TGCTGATAAGACTCCAGCAGGCGCAGGATGACTGTGGTGCTGGGTCCTGCCACCCAGCCATTGGGGACCTCCTCCTGGGTCGCAGCAAGCAACTAACAGCCTCGTCAACCTGTGGGATGAAGAGCCCTCAGAAGTACTGCATTATAGGCTACCTCGAG gcTGAACAGAAGTGCTTTCTCTGTGATTCCAGATACCCATACAATCCCTATACGCAGCACAACAGTCACATGATTGAAAATGTTATCACAACTTTTGAGcctgataggaaaaaaaagtggtggcAGTCAGAAAACG gTATTGACCATGTCAGCATTAGACTGGACCTGGAAACCTTATTCCAGTTCAGCCATCTTATCCTGACCTTTAAG ACATTTCGGCCTGCAGCAATGCTGGTTGAACGCTCCACCGACTTTGGACAGACCTGGAAAGCATTTAGATATTTTGCACAAGACTGCGCAGCTTCTTTTCCCAACATCTCTTCTGGTCCGGCAAAGGGTGTGGGGGACGTCATTTGTGATTCAAGATATTCAGACATCGAGCCCTCCACTGAAGGCGAG gTTGTCTTAAAAGCTTTGGATCCCAGGTTTGAAATAGAAAACCCATACGTGCCATATATCCAAG aGCTCATAACGATGACAAACCTAAGGATCAATTTCACTAAACTCCATACCCTCGGGGATGCTCTGCTTGGAAGAAGGCACAGTGACCCCCTCGAGAAGTACTACTACGCTGTCTACGAGGTGGTTGTGCGGGGCAGCTGCTTCTGCAATGGGCACGCCAGCCACTGTGATCCTGTGCAGAATCTGCGGGGTGATGCCTTCCATCAGCCCGGGATG GTCCATGGGAGATGTATCTGCCACCATAACACTGAAGGCCTGTCCTGTGAAAGATGTAAAGACTTCTACAATGATGCTCCCTGGAGGCCAGCTGAAGGGGCACAAGATAATGCTTGCAAAC gCTGTAACTGCAATGGCCATTCTGGCAGATGCCACTTTGACATGGACGTGTACCAGGCCAGCGGTGGGGTCAGCGGCGGGGTCTGCGAGGACTGCCAGGACAACACCACGGGGCAACACTGTGACCAGtgcaagcttttcttttacCAGGACCCACGCAAAGTCATCTCAGACCCTCACGCGTGTCTTC cctgcagctgtgACCCAGAAGGCACGCTGCGCAACGGCATGTGCGAAAGCAGCACGGATCCTGCTCTGGGGACGGTGGCGGGTCGGTGCCTGTGCAAGGAGAACGTGGAGGGCGACCGCTGCGACCGCTGCAGGGCGAACCACTACGGGCTGAGCGGCAGTGACCCCCTGGGCTGCCAGC cctgcaaCTGTGATGCCTTTGGCACTTTGCCTTTCTCCATCTGCAACCCTGCCACCGGCGAGTGCCTCTGCCAGCAGTTCGCCACAGGCCGACGCTGTGAGAAATGCGTT GTGGAATACTGGGGTCTCGGCAAGAGCTTGTATGGCTGTTCTCCATGTGACTGTGACATTGGCGGATCCCAGAATAACTT GTGCTCACCAGAGGACGGTCAGTGCCAATGCCTTCCCAACATCGTGAGTCGCCAGTGTAACGAGCCAGCCCCAGGCTACTTCTTTTTACCCCTGGATTATTACATTTATGAAGCTGAGCATGCAACATCCCTTTCTGGCTCTGCACCCTTG GTTAAACCAACCGCTCTTCCAAGGTGTGACATCTACTTCCAGAAGCAAGGATATGAGTTCACGattgaaaatggaaagattGTGTTAAACAGGAGCAAAAAACGAAGTGTAAGAAAAGCTGGACTTGGGCAG GATGCCATTCAGCTAGGACAGGGCTCAGCTGTGGCAGTGGTTTTCAGGCAGCCCAGCGCTGGCCGGTCCGTCACGTGGACAGGAGCTGGCTTTGCCCGTGTCCTCAGTGGAGCTGGGCTGAGATTTGCCATCAACAATATTCCCTTCGCTATGGACTTTGATATCGCGATCCGTTATGAACCTGAG ACCTTAGAAGACTGGCTAGCAAGCGTCGCCGTTCAGCCCACTGGTGCTTTGTCAAGTCAACGCTGCAGAACCCAAGGCTTTTCACAGGAGCCACATGTGTTGGCTCTCCCAGCTGTGAAGAG GGTCGCTCTTCTGCAAACTCCAGTCTGCCTGGAGCCAGGAACAGAGTATTCTGTGGACGTGTATTTCTCTCAGCCCTCTGCCTCTGGCCCAAAGGCTAAATCATTCATCTTGATTGACTCT CTTGGACTTATTCCCAGAATCAGCTCTGTGGAAAACTTATGCAGTAAAAAGGATTTAGATGACTACCAAAAGTACCGCTGCATTGAAATTGCATCAGAAGTTGGACCTCACATCCTGCCCGAGGCATGCTCACGGCTGATCGCAAGCATGTCCGCCCGCATTCACCATGGTGCTGTCG CATGCAAGTGCAATCCCCAAGGGTCGCTGAACGCCAGCTGCAGCAGACTGGGGGGGCAGTGTCATTGCAAAGCCAACGTCGTGGGACGCTGCTGCGACACCTGCGCTGCGGGCAGCTACGGCTTTGGCTTCCACGGCTGCTACT CATGCGAGTGCCACCCGCAAGGCTCGGTGAGCTCGCTGTGCGACCAGGTGACGGGGCAGTGTGCCTGTCGCCAGGATGTCGATGATCAGCGCTGCAGCCGGTGCCTGCCTGGGTATTTTGGGTTTCCCCACTGCCGCCCGTGCCCGTGTAATGGCTACGCAGAGCTCTGCGATGAGGTGACCGGCAAGTGCCTGAACTGCAGCAGGTTTACGGCTGGAAGCCGCTGTGAAAG GTGCATGGATGGCTATTACGGAAACCCCCTGAACAGAGAACCCTGCCGCCCATGCATGTGCCCAGGGGCACCTACAAGCAAGAGGTTTTTCGCACATTCCTGTTACCAGGACTCCCAGACTGCACAATTAGTCTGCAACTGTCTTGAGGGATATTCAG GCCGGCAGTGTGATGCGTGTCCTAGCGGGTTCTACAAAAACCCAGGAAGCCCCATGGAGGATTGTGCACCATGCCCCTGCAACAACAACATTGATGTGACCGACCCGGAGTCCTGTAACGGAGTCACCGGGGAATGCATCAAGTGTTTGCACAACACCCACGGAGCACACTGCCAGTTCTGCAAACCCGGGTATTTTGGTTCAGCCCTTGCTCAGGACTGCCAAA tctgcaCATGCAATCTCACAGGTGTCCTCCCTGCCATGTGCCCAGGGAGGGATGCAGCCTGTCTGTGTGACCCGGCCACTGGCACTTGCCCCTGCCTGCCCAACGTGGTGGGCGCCACGTGCAACCAGTGTGCGCCTGGCTACTGGGACCTGGCTAGCAGAAAAGGATGTCAGCTCTGCGACTGTGAGCCGAAAAACACCCAAAGCAACCAGTGCAACCAG CTTACAGGCCAGTGTCCATGTAAGCTTGGCTATGGTGGAAGACGTTGTGATGAATGTGAGGAAAATTACTTTGGCAATCCCCAGATGCATTGCATTT CATGTGCGTGTAACCTGGAGGGAACCAGCCAGCCCCAGTGCGACAAAGCCACCGGCGCGTGTAACTGCCGTGCTGGTGTCACGGGGTGGTTCTGCAACCAGTGCGGCCGTGGCTTCGAGAAAGACTTTCCCTCTTGCCGTCAGTGTCATCTGTGTTTTGATCAGTGGGACGCCGAAATTACTGCCCTCACCCAGACTGTTCAAGGACTAATGAGGTTTGCTGCAAGTCTAGAGGATAAAGGAGGACGAATGCCCAGCTGTGACATGCGCTTCAAAACCTTTGAAGATGccatttctgaaactgaaagaatTTTGAAGCATCCTGTTCTTTCACTGGAGGCACTCACAGGCATCAAGGATTTTCATGGCTACGTTCA AGAAAAAGTTGCACAAATGGGTCCCCTTCCTAGAATGCTGTATGAATTTCCTGACCTTAATGAGAACATTGAAGATATTAGGGAAGAAGCTGACCTTGTCTATGAACTTCTACAACAGAAAGTGCATCTGCATCACAGTTTTCATTACTTGAACCTCAAAG AGGCCATCAGCAACATTAGGAAACACTTTGAAATGTCATTGCtggcagaagagaaaagcagtggGACAACCCCAGTCATAAGATACTCTGAATACACCAGGAACAGCACGCTCGCTGTGATGGGCCAGCAGGCCTTGAAAGGAAGCAatgtgctggagcagctcaaGATGATCAAGATCCCTGACATCCAAAACTTAAATGAAAAG ATCTGCGGGGTGCCAGGGAACCtgccctgcactgcagcagcctgtggTGGAGCATTGTGCCGGGACAGCCAGGGACTCACGGACTGTGGTGGCCCAAACTGCAGCGGagctcttcccctctcctccgATGCCTTCAGGAAGGCTGAGGAGACTGCTGTCCTGTTAACTAACTTGACTAGTCAGCTACAGGAACCTGAGAATCAG TATTTCCAGGTTGAAAGCATCAGAAAGATGGCGGAAGACACCAAGCTGAAAGGTTCACTGTTTAATGGGGAACTGGAGAGAGCTAAGAACCAGATTGAAGTTGACCAAGAAATCACAAAGGAGTTCATCAAAAAAGTGAAAGACTTCTTGTTAG ATGAGAGCGCGCCTCCAGAAGACATTGAGAAGGTGGCGAGTTATGTCCTGGAAATCAACCTGCCCCTGACTCCACGAGAGCTAACGAGCATGCTTGGCAAAATCCGAAGCATTATGGCCCACTGTCAGAAGTACAAACTGAATGCAAataagagaaacaggaaaatggaagCGGCTCAGAcactgctgggggggggcacaagATGCTGAGTGA cagCTAAAGCTCTTCCACCTGTGCGTGAAAttaatgagaaactaaaaaatgCTGTGAGCTCCCAAGGACGCTTCAAAAATACCTTCATAAAGTTGAATGAAGAGATACAAGGAATCAGAACGCAAA